Within the Salmo salar chromosome ssa12, Ssal_v3.1, whole genome shotgun sequence genome, the region gagtctctttttttgtaaataagaatgtttctaaacacgtctacgttaatgtggatgctaccatgattatggatagtcTAGAATGAATCGTAAATAATGATGAGTAAGAAAGTTAGACCCACAGATATCATAGCCCcccaatgctaacctcccctgttattgtaatagagagaggttagcatgttttgggggGGTAAGATATTTGTATGTCTGTAATTTTCTCACGCATCATTGTTCAAGATTCATTCAAGACTATCGGTAATCATGGTAGGTTTCCCATTAGCAAATGTGGAAGTGTTCAGTGAGATTGAGTGAGCATAATTATTAAAGGCGCTTTTTGTATGCCTGTGGcaattgttttatatattttactTTAAGAGTTGTATCTGCAATGCACTGCTACACTCGTTGTAAAATGTATAATGTGTTTATAAAGAGAGAAACGAACATTTCTGGCAGCATTTCAAATTGCTTCCACTCAGACATGATCCATCCTGTTCTGTTTACGCATTAGGCTGATCGATTCCTTAGATATTATCTCTGGTTGCAAAAAAAAAGTATTGAGGAGGAAAATAATCATTTGTACACCTTCAGTTTGCTGGAACAATGTAGCTCTGGTTGTGGTAGTTGAATGTTGTCGCAACGAGGAGTCATCTGCATTTGAGCAGACGATGTAGTCTGGTCCAAATGCTGGGACAGTGGGAGTTGGAAATGTTCTTCTAATTCCACTGTTGACAGGGATTAGGGATTACTGAGGATTGGTGATGCTGAATGGCAGTTTGTTTGGGTGTAGGAGTAGCTCTATATCCACATGGATGCTAGAtgaggatttattttatttttttagtaAGCTTTTCTTGTGCTGCTAAATATGTGGCGTAGGCAGCTCCGGGCTGAATACAACTTTTAACATTGTAAAGTACAAGTAACATTCATGTGGGTTCGTGCAGGCACTATTATGGAGGTAATGCGATTCCACTGAATCATTAATAGCAGAAGCACGTGCATGACCTGGGAATAGAACATTACTATTTTTAGCCTATGTTGATTTGATATCATTCATAGGGGGTTAAACCTAAAACATTTTAACCGTTGTACAATTGTAATTTTAACCACTAGATGGAGACGCAGCGTCATTGTTTATGCGACCCAGTTAAACGTAAACCAGTTGCTTGGCATTAATGTAACTTGTAATTTTCATTCGTCGTGCTTCGTGACTGTTCGGAGGTTCggcttgtttttgtaagaatcCGGAAGAGATCAGGGTCACGTTTCCTTTGCTGTCTGGACTATTAGGTACGTCTGTTGAATGAACAAGtaaacgttaactagctagctacaacaaCGAACAATATTATTGCAGATTCAGTAATTGCAATAGTCAGGGTGTTTGGTATTGGTTCGATACAGCCAGATGTGCCCAGCTTTCTTTGAATATGCGAACGCTAACTTGCTAGTCCCACTAACCTGCTAGTGCTAGGCAGTTAGCTAGCGATTTCTAGCAGCTAGCGTGCCTTAGTTTCGGGCTCAAACTATAATTTACCAGTGTACGTCagccaaataataataataataaaggagTTTGGGGGGTGTCAAGTCGTTATCTTGCTATTTAATTCTATGTTTCTTCTGATAATATTGTGTTGATGTTTTGTTCAAAGCTAGCCAACCGACCTGACTGTCTTGCCAGTTGTGTTTGTTAgcggctagctagcaagctaatgttaGGTAACCAACTACCCTTCCGTCTGTACCAAGAGCAATTTTGGTCTTGCCATTTTAGCCGAGTAACACATCGTCTAAACTGTTATGAAATGCTGATTTGAGTTAATATTTCCACGACTGTATAACTGAGCATGATATAAGACGTTCATGGTGTTAAAATGTTTAAGTAATACTATAAGATGCACACTCGGTGCTGAATGCAAGAGCAGGCGAGGACAATCTCTCTGTGGGAACTATAGACCTACCAAAAATCCACATCAGGTGCTATTGTCACAGGTGAAGTTAGTTGTAATTTGAAATCGAGTTGTTTCAGTGAAAAACTACAGTAACTAGCTAGGTAATGTATTTATTTGGCAAATTTAATTGTGATTTATTGAGTCCTCAGTACTGGCCAACTGAGAACTGAAAGTGCCGGGCTTAAGCAGGATACACGGGCAGAGGACAGGTCATCAGGCGGTCTCCCTATGTCAGGCCGAAATGGGTCTGCGAGCGATGCAGACTGTCGGATCTCGGAGGACTGCCGGTCCCCGGATGTAGAGCTGATGGAGTTGGGACCCCTGCTGGAGGAGGCGGGCCGGCAGGCAGCGGGGAAAGGCATGATGTTGGAGGTGAGAGTGGGGGAGACAAAAGTTTtctttccaaatggcaccctattctctacacagTGCTCTAATATTGATCCGTTTCctatgcactatatatggaatagggggtAATTTGGTATGAAACCTGACTCAACTGCTGTATTAACACATGTATTTTCTAAAGTGGAGCTCAGAATCTTCTGAATCAACATTTTGAAAGATTGAGGTGGTCTGCAAACACAAGTTTCTAGTGAAACCATCAGTGTATTCAGAGAGGTGAAAGTTCAGAATGTTGCAGAACTCCCTATTGGCCAATTCTACATGGCAGACACATTGGTTTGTTATACACAATGCATTTATCTGAATGTTCTGAAGCGTTGCAACCACCTGATCAGACCCCAgttgaagacaaaacaaatgtagGTTGAAGTCATTGGGCAATAGAGCTCAGCTTGGTGGGGGTCACACCTAAGTATTGGTTAGGGAAATGTAGACCAAAGCCAACTGGGATTAATTCCCATGTGTTCACTATTATCCTGCCCTACTCACCTAACTAAATCACCTTCCACTTTCTCTCTGCAGGGGGCCTCAGTTCtgcctgatgatgatgatgatgacgacgaaGAGGTGGAAGAGGTCCTGACGCTGCCCCTCCAGGCTCACCACGCCATGGAGAAGATGGAGGAGTTTGTGCACAAAGTAGGCATCATTGGGCTGTTCCAGAAGCCAGGATCAttaagttagccagctaactttcaTAACCAGACAAATATATATCTCTTGGTTTTCTGATTCATTTAGAAAGCTAAACTTGAATATGGGTTGTAGGTTGTTGAGTCAATTATACCATGCCCATTTCAAGTCTATATTTCTTAAAAAGATGAAGTTATTTCAGAAATTCTGGTACAGttacctggctaactcattgatcctgctttctGGAACAGCCCCCATGGCTGCTCTGTCTTAAGTTCATACAGAGGGGAGGGAATAAGACTGGTGAGATGAACAGGACATTCATGGTAGCCTATACCCCTGTGTTTCAGGTGTGGAAGGGTAGCTGGAGGGTAATCCCTTTTCACGTCCTGCCGGAGTGGCTGAAGGACAACGACTACCTCCTGCATGGACACCGGCCCCCAATGCCCTCCTTCCGCGCCTGCTTTGGAAGTATCTTCAGGATCCATACAGAAACAGGCAACATCTGGACCCACCTTctgggtgagtgagtgtgtgagacactacatggccaaaagtatatgtggacacctcttcaaattagtggtttCGGGCGGTTTTATAAAGGCGAgtacactgccatgcaatctccatagacaaacattggtagtagaatggcctgtactgaagagctcagtgactttcaacgaggcaccgtcataggatgctacctttccaacaagttagtttgtcaaatgtctgccctgcaagagctgccccggtcaactttaagtgctgttattgtgaagtggaaatgtctaggagcaacaacagctcagccgcgaagtggtaggcctcacaagctcacagaacggaaccgCCGAGTGCTAAAGttcataaaaatcgtctgtcctcggttgaaacactcactacagacttccaaactgcctctggaagcaacgtcagcacaataactgttcgccaGGAGCTTCAtacaatgggtttccatggtcgagcagcctcacacaagcctaagatcacatgCGCAATGCctagtgtcggctggagtggtgtagagCTCTCCGCCgttggactctggagtagtggaaatcttaatgctacagcaagacaatgacattctagaggattctgtgcttccaactttgtggcaacagtttggggaaggccctttcctgtttcagcatgacaatgtcctggtgcacaaagcgaggtctatacagaaatggattgtcgagatcggtgtggaagaacttgactggcctgcacagagtcctgacctcaactccatctttgggatgaattggaacgctgaatgcgagccaggccttatcacccaacctcactaatgctcttgtggctgaatggaagtaattCCACCccccagcaatgttccaacacctagtggaaagccttcccataagattggaggctgttatggaagcaaaggggggtccaactccatattattgGCCTtgaatttggaatgagatgtttgacgagcaggtgtccacatacttttggccaatCCTCCCATGTTTAACCTTACGCCTATAAAGTTGCTGTGAAGCACAGGTACACGTTCCTGACAGCTAGGGCACATTCAGTAGAAGTTCAGCGATGTATGTATAGTGCCATCACTTATCCATACTATATAGCGAAGTATTGTGCCTCCTCTACACAACATTTCCATATACAATGGCCTTGATTGTGCCCCCCACATTATATGCAGTATGCCCCATAGAGACCCTGTTCTTACGCTAATATTCATTTGTTATGATATGCCCTATATGATTTCTGATCCACTAATGATGGCCTCACCTCTCCAACCCCCAGGGCTGATCCTGTTTATTTGTCTGGGCACGTACACCATTCTGCGGCCCAACATGTACTTCATGGCACCTCTGCAGGAGAAGGTGGTGTTTGGGATGTTCTTTCTGGGCGCGGTGCTCTGCCTCAGCTTCTCCTGGCTCTTTCATACCGTCTACTGCCACTCTGAGAAAGTGTCTCGCACCTTCTCCAAGTAAGGCCGCATGGCCCCCTCCCAGAACTTTTGTTTGTTTTCTGATTAGCACTACTGTGTTTCTGAGAGGAAATGTGATGTTTCATTTCAGAAATTGTCTTATATTCGAGTGTCATCCAAATGGATCTGGGTCATCCCTCATCTAACCTCCACGGTGTTGTTTGTCTCCCCTTAGGCTTGACTACTCAGGTATCGCCCTGCTGATCATGGGTTCCTTCGTGCCCTGGCTCTACTACTCGTTCTACTGTTCCCCGCAGCCGCGCCTCATCTACCTCACCATCGTCTGTGTGCTGGGCATCGCCGCCATCGTAGTGGCCCAGTGGGAACGCTTCTCTACGCCCGCTCACCGGCCCACCCGAGCAGGTGCTGCACCGCATATTAACCAGCCTGTCAGAGAGTGAACTGTGACATAGCTACAGAGCAAGGACATGCATGTAAATGTATTAATTCAACATGCTACTATCTTTATAGtacgattttttttatttttactaaagTATCTGACGTAGGCTTTGAAGAAGTACCTGCAAATAGGCTACCAGTGCATTATAATGTGGGTAgttcaaaaaaataaacaatctaCCAAATCTaattttaaattgttttacttctTGTCATTATCATTTACCTGATAAGACATGGAGGGGGGGGCTGCTAACGTATGATGGGTCGCTGGGCAAGAAAAGATTGAAGACCCCCGTCCTATACTACGAATTCTCCAGCCCAGTGCTTCCACCAACCAACCTTTCCCCTCCATTTCTCCCACAGGAGTGTTCATGGGCCTGGGACTGAGCGGCATCGTCCCCACAGTGCACTTCACCATCGAGGAGGGCTTCGTCAAGGCCACCACTGTGGGACAGATGGGCTGGTTCTACCTGATGGGTGCCATGTACATCACTGGCGCCGGACTGTACGCCGCCAGGATCCCTGAACGCTACTTCCCCGGCAAATGTGACATCTGGGTAAGATAGgcattttttattttcatttgggatgtagacacaGGCTTGTAGCTAGCTCCTGAACTAACCCTATGTCCTCATTTATATAAGAATAATGTTATTGTCATTTATCAGATGTTTTTGTGTGATGGGACTTACGTTCTCACATGTTCTGTAGGCATATGCGGCCCATGCAGTAATCAAACTCCTAGATCTTTAGGTATGCAAACGCCATGCTCCAACCAGAGGAGCCTTTGAAGatacactggctgtgtcccaatgCACTAAATGGAGAAttatggtgccatttggtacgctgcctctgacctccctctctcctcagttcCACTCCCACCAGATCTTCCATGTTCTGGTGGTTGCGGCAGCCTTCATCCACTTCTACGGCGTCACCAACC harbors:
- the LOC106565420 gene encoding adiponectin receptor protein 1, whose amino-acid sequence is MSGRNGSASDADCRISEDCRSPDVELMELGPLLEEAGRQAAGKGMMLEGASVLPDDDDDDDEEVEEVLTLPLQAHHAMEKMEEFVHKVWKGSWRVIPFHVLPEWLKDNDYLLHGHRPPMPSFRACFGSIFRIHTETGNIWTHLLGLILFICLGTYTILRPNMYFMAPLQEKVVFGMFFLGAVLCLSFSWLFHTVYCHSEKVSRTFSKLDYSGIALLIMGSFVPWLYYSFYCSPQPRLIYLTIVCVLGIAAIVVAQWERFSTPAHRPTRAGVFMGLGLSGIVPTVHFTIEEGFVKATTVGQMGWFYLMGAMYITGAGLYAARIPERYFPGKCDIWFHSHQIFHVLVVAAAFIHFYGVTNLQEFRYGLEGGCTDDTLL